The stretch of DNA TAATAGGCTCGCATTTAGTTGAGTTACTTGTAGAAAAAGGGGCAATAGTTACTGTAGCAGATAACTTAGAGAGAGGAAAATTAGAAAATTTAAAAAATGTAAAAGAATTTATTA from Patescibacteria group bacterium encodes:
- a CDS encoding NAD-dependent epimerase/dehydratase family protein; the encoded protein is MSFWKNKKVIVTGGAGLIGSHLVELLVEKGAIVTVADNLERGKLENLKNVKEFI